The Streptomyces sp. NBC_00344 genome includes a window with the following:
- a CDS encoding type A2 lantipeptide: protein MNSTPQVETLEISDNDLDNVSGGLLGNVVGNVTGTADSIAPVSGLVGSVTGLVSSTTGVNTGAATGIATGLVSGL from the coding sequence ATGAACTCCACCCCTCAGGTCGAGACCCTCGAGATTTCCGACAACGACCTGGACAACGTGTCCGGTGGTCTGCTCGGCAACGTCGTCGGCAACGTCACCGGCACCGCTGACTCCATCGCCCCGGTCTCCGGCCTCGTGGGTTCGGTCACGGGTCTCGTCTCGTCCACCACGGGCGTGAACACCGGTGCCGCCACCGGCATCGCCACCGGTCTCGTCTCCGGTCTCTGA
- a CDS encoding WD40/YVTN/BNR-like repeat-containing protein yields the protein MTEVLLTVGTRKGLFIGRRRGRDWEFQGPHFNAQAVYSVGIDTRTSTPRVLVGGDSAHWGPSVFHSDDLGKSWTEPKKPAVRFPKDTGASLERVWQLHPAGPAAPDVVYAGTEPAALFRSEDRGETFELVRPLWEHPTRSKWVPGGGGEAVHTVITDRRSADAVTVAVSTAGVFRSRDGGAAWEPSNKGVSAVFLPDPDPEFGQCVHKIAQDAGDADRLYLQNHWGVYRSDDAGATWKDIGAGLPSTFGFAVAAHPHRAGTAYVFPITADSDRVPAGRRCRVYRTSDAGESWEPLSAGLPDGEHYGTVLRDALRTDDADPAGVYFGNRNGEVFTSDDDGDSWQQLASHLPDVLCVRAAVIS from the coding sequence ATGACCGAGGTACTGCTGACCGTAGGCACGCGCAAAGGGCTCTTCATCGGCCGCAGGCGCGGCAGGGACTGGGAATTCCAGGGGCCGCACTTCAACGCACAGGCCGTGTACTCCGTCGGCATCGACACCCGCACGTCCACACCGAGAGTCCTCGTCGGCGGGGACAGCGCGCACTGGGGCCCCTCGGTGTTCCATTCGGACGACCTTGGGAAGAGCTGGACCGAGCCGAAGAAGCCGGCGGTGAGGTTCCCCAAGGACACCGGCGCCTCCCTGGAGCGGGTGTGGCAGTTGCATCCGGCGGGCCCTGCCGCGCCGGATGTGGTCTACGCGGGCACCGAGCCGGCGGCGCTCTTCAGGTCCGAGGACCGGGGCGAGACCTTCGAACTGGTGCGGCCTCTCTGGGAGCACCCGACCCGGTCCAAGTGGGTTCCGGGCGGCGGCGGTGAAGCGGTGCACACCGTGATCACCGACCGCCGGAGCGCCGACGCGGTGACCGTGGCGGTGTCCACGGCAGGGGTGTTCCGTTCCCGGGACGGCGGGGCGGCGTGGGAGCCTTCCAACAAGGGGGTGTCGGCGGTCTTCCTGCCCGACCCCGATCCGGAGTTCGGCCAGTGCGTACACAAGATCGCCCAGGACGCCGGGGACGCGGACCGGCTGTATCTGCAGAACCACTGGGGCGTCTACCGGAGTGACGACGCGGGGGCCACCTGGAAGGACATCGGCGCGGGCCTGCCGTCCACCTTCGGCTTCGCCGTCGCCGCCCATCCGCACCGTGCGGGCACGGCCTACGTCTTCCCCATCACCGCCGACTCGGACCGGGTTCCCGCCGGGCGCAGGTGCCGCGTCTACCGTACGAGCGACGCGGGCGAGAGCTGGGAACCGCTGTCGGCCGGTCTGCCGGACGGCGAGCACTACGGCACGGTGCTGCGCGACGCGCTCCGCACGGACGACGCCGACCCGGCCGGGGTGTACTTCGGCAACCGCAACGGCGAGGTGTTCACGAGCGACGACGACGGGGACAGCTGGCAGCAGCTCGCCTCGCACCTCCCGGATGTGCTCTGTGTACGGGCCGCGGTGATCAGTTGA
- a CDS encoding NAD-dependent epimerase/dehydratase family protein has protein sequence MRVLVTGGAGFIGSHITRALTDRGHRPVVFDALLPSAHPQPPPLPDAEWIHADVRDTGAVARALRGVDAVCHQAAMVGLGKDFSDAADYVGCNDLGTAVLLAAMTEAGVRGLVLAGSMVVYGEGRYDCPAHGPVRPGPRTPADLDAGRFEPLCPRCGAELRPGLVAEDAPPDPRNVYATTKLTQEHLAASWARSCCGRAVSLRYHNVYGPGMPRNTPYAGVASFFRSALARGEAPRVFEDGRQRRDFVHVRDVAAADVLALETLADREPGALTAYNTGSNTPRTVGEMAEELARAYGGPAPVVTGEYRLGDVRHITADSQRLMNELGWKPETSFAEGVAEFASSGLRGE, from the coding sequence ATGCGTGTACTTGTCACCGGAGGCGCGGGCTTCATCGGCTCGCACATCACCCGGGCCCTCACCGACCGTGGACACCGTCCCGTCGTCTTCGACGCCCTGTTGCCGTCCGCCCACCCCCAGCCGCCGCCGCTGCCCGATGCCGAATGGATCCACGCGGACGTCCGCGACACCGGCGCGGTGGCCCGCGCCCTGCGCGGCGTGGACGCGGTGTGCCACCAGGCGGCGATGGTCGGTCTCGGCAAGGACTTCAGCGACGCAGCCGACTACGTCGGCTGCAACGACCTCGGGACCGCGGTGCTGCTGGCCGCCATGACGGAAGCGGGCGTCCGCGGTCTGGTGCTCGCCGGATCCATGGTCGTCTACGGCGAGGGCCGCTACGACTGTCCGGCCCACGGCCCGGTGCGTCCCGGGCCGCGTACACCGGCCGACCTGGACGCCGGCCGGTTCGAGCCACTCTGTCCGCGCTGCGGCGCCGAACTGCGCCCCGGCCTGGTCGCCGAGGACGCTCCGCCCGACCCGCGCAACGTCTACGCGACGACCAAACTCACCCAGGAACACCTGGCCGCATCCTGGGCCCGTTCCTGCTGCGGCCGGGCGGTCTCGCTGCGCTATCACAACGTGTACGGTCCCGGAATGCCCAGGAACACCCCCTACGCGGGTGTGGCCTCCTTCTTCCGCTCGGCGCTCGCCCGCGGTGAGGCCCCCCGGGTCTTCGAGGACGGCCGCCAGCGCCGGGACTTCGTCCATGTCAGGGACGTGGCAGCCGCCGACGTCCTCGCCCTGGAGACCCTGGCGGACCGCGAACCGGGTGCGCTCACCGCCTACAACACCGGTAGCAACACCCCCCGCACGGTCGGCGAGATGGCCGAGGAACTGGCTCGCGCGTACGGCGGTCCCGCGCCGGTCGTCACCGGCGAGTACCGGCTCGGGGACGTACGGCACATCACCGCCGACTCGCAGCGGCTCATGAACGAGCTCGGCTGGAAGCCGGAGACAAGCTTCGCCGAGGGGGTCGCCGAATTCGCTAGCAGCGGGCTGCGGGGAGAGTGA
- a CDS encoding N-acetylglucosamine kinase has translation MTWVIGVDSGGSGLRVALADATDPARTESVSSREPVRTGPSGIEAAHLLEQLLPMAGELLGRAGDVQVSAVAIGAAGMATLGDDLRAVLPAALESSLGAPRLALAADAVTAYAGALGQRPGAVVAAGTGMIALGTDLTRWARADGWGHLLGDCGGGAWIGRAGLEAAMRAHDGRSGGSAALLHRLEAVFGPAAGLPGQLYPRTDRPAVLASFAPEVARCAGTDPVASAILREAARQIVDTAAAVCPPAEEGPCQVALTGGLFRMGDPLLVPARQEFARRLPHVRAIPAAGDPLVGAVLIAAELAGGTLRLPHHPQLLRLTVGQGT, from the coding sequence GTGACCTGGGTCATCGGGGTGGACTCGGGAGGTTCGGGGCTGCGCGTCGCGCTCGCCGACGCGACGGATCCCGCGCGCACCGAGTCCGTCAGCTCCCGGGAGCCGGTGAGGACCGGGCCTTCCGGTATCGAAGCGGCCCATCTGCTGGAGCAGTTGCTGCCCATGGCGGGTGAACTGCTCGGCAGGGCAGGTGACGTCCAGGTCTCCGCGGTGGCGATCGGCGCCGCGGGCATGGCCACTCTCGGTGATGATCTGCGGGCCGTGCTTCCCGCCGCGCTGGAGAGCTCGCTCGGTGCGCCCCGGCTGGCGCTTGCCGCCGACGCGGTGACGGCGTACGCGGGAGCGCTGGGACAGCGGCCGGGGGCCGTGGTCGCCGCGGGCACCGGCATGATCGCACTCGGCACGGATCTGACCCGGTGGGCGAGGGCCGACGGATGGGGCCATCTGCTCGGCGACTGCGGCGGTGGGGCCTGGATCGGCCGGGCCGGTCTGGAGGCGGCGATGCGCGCCCATGACGGCCGGAGCGGCGGTTCCGCCGCGTTGCTGCACCGGCTGGAGGCGGTGTTCGGGCCCGCCGCCGGTCTGCCCGGGCAGCTCTATCCGCGCACCGACCGGCCGGCGGTCCTCGCTTCGTTCGCTCCGGAGGTGGCCCGTTGCGCGGGGACCGACCCGGTCGCCTCCGCGATTCTGCGGGAGGCGGCCCGGCAGATCGTCGACACCGCGGCCGCGGTATGCCCGCCCGCCGAGGAAGGGCCGTGCCAGGTGGCGCTCACCGGCGGCCTGTTCAGGATGGGGGATCCGCTGCTGGTCCCCGCCCGGCAGGAGTTCGCCCGGCGGCTGCCGCATGTGCGGGCGATACCCGCGGCCGGCGACCCGCTGGTGGGGGCGGTACTGATCGCCGCCGAGCTCGCCGGCGGGACACTGCGGCTGCCGCACCATCCGCAGCTCTTGCGGCTGACAGTGGGGCAGGGTACGTGA
- a CDS encoding sensor histidine kinase, translated as MNDLLWIALYAFLGAAAAGLLGGLALRLLRRRSVAVSLTVISAVAVTAMLAGTLAVAWAMFLSPHDLKVVTLVDAMAAAVSLGTALLLGRWVVAGSRALTLATRSFGDGGDFAAPGRAPTAELADLGRELAATSEKLAASRRREQALETSRRELVAWISHDLRTPLAGLRAMSEALEDGVADDPERYFRQIRAEVDRMNTMVGDLFELSRIHAGALTLTPTRMSVYDLVGDALAGADPLAREHGVRLVGGSVDPLPVEVDGKEMTRVLANLLVNAIHRTPADGTVAVAAEQRAGSVVLSVTDGCGGIPEDDLHRVFDTGWRGSPARTPPGGAGLGLAIVRGIVEAHAGRAAVSNVTGGCRFEVTLPAARC; from the coding sequence ATGAACGATCTGCTGTGGATCGCCCTGTACGCCTTCCTCGGCGCCGCGGCGGCCGGGCTGCTCGGGGGGCTGGCCCTGCGTCTGCTGCGCCGCCGGTCCGTCGCCGTGTCCCTCACCGTGATCTCCGCTGTCGCGGTGACCGCGATGCTGGCCGGGACACTCGCCGTGGCCTGGGCGATGTTCCTGTCGCCGCACGACCTCAAGGTGGTGACGCTGGTGGACGCGATGGCCGCCGCGGTGTCACTGGGAACCGCGCTGCTGCTCGGCCGGTGGGTGGTCGCGGGCAGCAGGGCGCTGACCCTCGCCACGCGCTCGTTCGGTGACGGCGGCGACTTCGCCGCGCCCGGCCGGGCACCCACCGCGGAACTGGCTGACCTGGGCAGGGAGTTGGCCGCGACGAGCGAGAAGCTGGCCGCTTCACGCCGGAGGGAGCAGGCGCTGGAGACCTCCCGGCGTGAACTGGTCGCCTGGATCTCGCACGATCTGCGTACCCCGCTTGCCGGGCTGCGGGCCATGTCCGAGGCTCTCGAGGACGGCGTGGCCGACGATCCTGAGCGTTACTTCCGCCAGATCCGGGCGGAGGTGGACCGGATGAACACGATGGTCGGTGACCTCTTCGAGCTGTCGCGCATCCATGCGGGGGCACTCACCCTCACACCGACCCGGATGTCCGTCTACGACCTGGTGGGGGACGCACTGGCCGGCGCCGACCCGCTGGCCCGTGAACACGGCGTGCGGCTGGTGGGCGGCAGCGTGGACCCCCTGCCGGTCGAGGTGGACGGCAAGGAGATGACACGGGTTCTCGCCAATCTCCTGGTGAACGCCATTCACCGGACACCGGCAGACGGCACGGTGGCCGTCGCGGCCGAACAGCGCGCCGGCTCGGTGGTGCTCTCGGTGACCGACGGCTGCGGCGGCATCCCGGAGGACGATCTGCACCGGGTCTTCGACACCGGCTGGCGAGGCAGCCCGGCCCGTACGCCGCCCGGGGGTGCGGGGCTCGGGCTGGCCATCGTCCGGGGCATCGTGGAGGCGCACGCGGGCAGGGCCGCAGTGAGCAACGTGACGGGCGGCTGCCGTTTCGAGGTCACTCTCCCCGCAGCCCGCTGCTAG
- a CDS encoding NHLP family bacteriocin export ABC transporter peptidase/permease/ATPase subunit, with amino-acid sequence MTAPHPSPAAQQLPPPTRGRHRPDNAAQNRRRPRQGPEPRAGKKVKAVHTPTVLQMEALECGAASLAMVLGHYGRHVPLEELRIACGVSRDGSRASNLLKAARSYGLQAKGMQMEPTALAEVQAPAILFWEFNHYVVYDGMGRRFGKRGVHINDPDKGRRFVAAEDFDTSFTGVVLVFEPGDSFTRGGRRPGIMRALPARLRGTTGTMLAAMLASLLLVAVGAALPALSRTYIDLFLIGDQTSLLGVLFAAMGTMVALTAVLTGLQQANLLRGRIISSTLSSARFLRHLLRLPVTFYAQRGPADLVQRLQSNDAVAETLARDLTAAGVDGVVVLLYAVLLWTYDPQLTLIGVGLALLNVVAMRIVVRLRATGTQKLRADSARLTNTSYTGLQLIETMKATGGENGYFRRWAGQHASTLEEQQRLGVPSAWLGVVAPALATLNSALILWIGGLRAVEGHISIGLLVAFQALVVRFTAPVTRLNGVAGRIQDFAADVARLKDVENFPVDALYSRREPAASARRLKGHVTLEEITFGYSPLDKPLLTGFSLAVGPGQQVALVGGSGSGKSTVSRLISGLYSPWEGIIRIDGQRLEDISRSALAASVSFVDQDIFLFEGTVRDNVALWDPSIPDDAVVAALQDAALHDVIARRPGGIHGRVEQDGRNFSGGQRQRLEIARALVRRPSILVLDEVTSALDAETEQLIIDNLRRRGCACVVIAHRLSTVRDSDEIVVLDHGSVVERGRHEELVAAGGPYAELVKEH; translated from the coding sequence GTGACCGCGCCCCACCCCTCCCCAGCGGCCCAGCAGTTGCCTCCCCCCACGCGCGGCAGGCACCGGCCTGACAACGCGGCGCAGAACAGGCGCCGTCCCCGGCAGGGGCCGGAGCCAAGGGCCGGGAAGAAGGTCAAGGCGGTCCACACTCCCACGGTCCTCCAGATGGAAGCCCTCGAGTGCGGCGCCGCTTCGCTGGCCATGGTGCTCGGCCACTACGGACGGCATGTGCCGCTGGAGGAACTGCGGATCGCCTGCGGCGTATCGCGTGACGGCTCCCGCGCCAGCAATCTTCTGAAGGCCGCCCGCAGTTACGGGCTGCAGGCCAAGGGCATGCAGATGGAGCCCACTGCCCTCGCGGAGGTGCAGGCACCCGCCATCCTGTTCTGGGAGTTCAACCACTACGTCGTCTACGACGGCATGGGACGCCGTTTCGGCAAGCGCGGTGTGCACATCAACGACCCCGACAAGGGCCGCAGGTTCGTGGCCGCCGAGGACTTCGACACGAGCTTCACCGGGGTCGTCCTGGTCTTCGAACCCGGCGACAGCTTCACCCGCGGCGGCCGCCGGCCGGGGATCATGCGTGCCCTGCCGGCCCGGTTGCGCGGCACCACGGGCACCATGCTGGCCGCGATGCTGGCCAGCCTGCTGCTGGTCGCCGTCGGCGCGGCGCTGCCCGCGCTGAGCCGTACCTACATCGACCTGTTCCTGATCGGTGACCAGACGTCACTGCTGGGTGTGCTGTTCGCCGCCATGGGCACCATGGTCGCGCTCACCGCGGTTCTGACAGGCCTGCAACAGGCGAATCTGCTGCGCGGGCGCATCATCTCGTCCACCCTCAGCAGCGCCCGCTTCCTGCGGCATCTGCTGAGGCTGCCGGTGACCTTCTACGCCCAGCGCGGCCCCGCGGACCTGGTACAGCGGCTGCAGTCGAACGACGCGGTCGCCGAGACACTGGCCCGAGATCTCACCGCCGCCGGGGTGGACGGGGTCGTGGTGCTGCTCTACGCGGTACTGCTGTGGACGTACGACCCGCAGCTCACGCTCATCGGAGTCGGGCTCGCGCTGCTCAATGTCGTCGCCATGCGCATCGTGGTGCGGCTGCGCGCCACCGGCACGCAGAAGCTGCGCGCCGACAGCGCCCGGCTCACCAACACCTCGTACACCGGCCTGCAGCTCATCGAGACCATGAAGGCAACCGGCGGCGAGAACGGGTACTTCCGCCGCTGGGCGGGGCAGCACGCCAGCACGCTCGAGGAGCAGCAGCGTCTCGGCGTACCGAGCGCGTGGCTGGGTGTCGTCGCTCCCGCGCTAGCGACGCTCAACAGCGCGCTGATCCTGTGGATCGGCGGTCTGCGGGCGGTCGAGGGACACATCTCGATCGGTCTGCTCGTCGCCTTCCAGGCACTGGTGGTCCGCTTCACGGCGCCGGTCACCCGGCTCAACGGGGTGGCCGGCCGGATCCAGGACTTCGCGGCGGACGTGGCCCGGCTCAAGGATGTCGAGAACTTCCCGGTGGACGCGCTGTACTCGCGGCGCGAACCCGCGGCTAGCGCTCGCAGGCTCAAGGGGCATGTGACGCTGGAGGAGATCACCTTCGGCTACAGCCCGCTCGACAAGCCGCTGCTCACCGGATTCTCGCTGGCCGTGGGGCCGGGACAGCAAGTGGCCCTCGTCGGCGGTTCCGGTAGCGGCAAGTCGACGGTCTCCCGCCTGATCTCGGGGCTCTACAGCCCCTGGGAGGGCATCATCCGTATCGACGGGCAGCGTCTCGAGGACATTTCACGCAGTGCGCTTGCCGCCTCGGTCTCCTTCGTCGACCAGGACATCTTCCTGTTCGAGGGCACCGTGCGGGACAACGTGGCTCTGTGGGATCCCTCGATCCCGGACGACGCCGTCGTCGCCGCGCTCCAGGACGCGGCACTCCACGACGTCATCGCGCGGCGCCCCGGCGGTATTCACGGCCGGGTGGAGCAGGACGGCCGGAACTTCTCCGGCGGCCAGCGGCAGCGTCTTGAGATCGCCAGGGCGCTGGTGCGCCGGCCGAGCATTCTGGTGCTGGACGAGGTGACCAGCGCCCTGGACGCGGAGACGGAGCAGCTGATCATCGACAACCTGCGGCGCCGCGGCTGCGCGTGCGTGGTGATCGCACACCGGCTGAGCACGGTCCGCGACAGCGACGAGATCGTGGTCCTCGACCACGGCTCCGTCGTGGAACGCGGCCGACACGAGGAGCTGGTCGCCGCCGGCGGTCCGTATGCCGAGCTGGTCAAGGAGCACTGA
- a CDS encoding sirohydrochlorin chelatase → MSSPNGPASGLPVRMPRPRQTGRHRRPEPAVAPEGAPALVLAVPGAPSAAVRSLAEEVIFIARSELPGLDARIGYLDGTGEEFPTLETVLSNTAAERVARYQQARAAGRDVAEPSGPTAVVVPLLAGPEAGTERRIQQAVRDSGTAAELTEVLGPHPLLAEGLHVRLSEAGLSRADRARLFTVATAADGIILVTVGGEEAVQAAGITGMLLAARLAVPVMAAALDVEGAVTAIAEQLRGSGSAQLALAPYLIGPEVTEGLLDTAAKEAGCASAEALGAYPAVGKLVLSQYTSALGIAPQQPSQGAPVG, encoded by the coding sequence ATGAGCTCCCCCAATGGGCCCGCATCCGGCCTGCCCGTACGAATGCCGCGACCTCGCCAGACCGGACGGCACCGCCGCCCGGAACCCGCGGTGGCCCCTGAGGGCGCGCCCGCGCTGGTTCTCGCCGTTCCCGGCGCTCCTTCAGCCGCTGTGCGCAGCCTGGCGGAAGAAGTCATCTTCATCGCCCGTTCAGAGCTTCCCGGCCTGGACGCCCGCATCGGCTACCTCGACGGCACCGGGGAAGAATTCCCCACGCTGGAGACCGTTCTCTCGAACACGGCGGCCGAGCGTGTCGCGCGCTACCAGCAGGCGAGGGCCGCCGGACGTGACGTGGCCGAGCCCTCGGGCCCCACAGCGGTCGTGGTACCGCTGCTGGCAGGCCCCGAAGCCGGCACCGAGCGGCGGATACAGCAGGCGGTCAGGGACAGCGGTACGGCCGCCGAACTGACCGAGGTGCTCGGCCCGCACCCGCTGCTCGCGGAGGGGCTGCACGTACGTCTGTCGGAGGCAGGTCTGTCCCGCGCCGACCGTGCCCGGCTGTTCACCGTGGCCACAGCGGCCGACGGCATCATCCTGGTGACCGTCGGCGGTGAAGAGGCGGTCCAGGCAGCCGGTATCACCGGAATGCTGCTGGCCGCGCGCCTCGCCGTGCCGGTGATGGCCGCCGCGCTCGACGTGGAAGGGGCGGTCACCGCCATCGCCGAGCAGCTGCGCGGTTCGGGCTCCGCGCAGCTGGCCCTGGCTCCATATCTGATCGGCCCGGAGGTCACCGAGGGGCTGCTGGACACCGCGGCCAAGGAGGCCGGCTGTGCCTCGGCCGAGGCGCTCGGCGCATATCCGGCAGTCGGCAAACTGGTCCTCTCGCAGTACACGAGCGCGCTGGGCATCGCCCCGCAGCAGCCGTCCCAGGGGGCGCCGGTCGGCTGA
- a CDS encoding HlyD family efflux transporter periplasmic adaptor subunit translates to MQFRQQALSKLQSPEELDLPVRFARPQGWLVLGVTVIVMAAACFWAMTGSVSSTLSAPGILTHTQGSYVLQSPVAGQVTGVLAKQGQTLAANAPLLQVRTEHGNRIVRTIAAGRVTTLTAAIGAVVTTGADVASVERVGAANNPLTVLLFVSGDSGSAVPAGARVDLTVRSVPAQQYGVLRGRVAVVGRAPQTRQQISAFLGDSQLGEQFSKHGRPLAVLVRLDRSSATKSGYRWSSAEGPPYAIDSMTLATGSIHLADQHPIDWLLP, encoded by the coding sequence GTGCAGTTCCGTCAGCAGGCCCTTTCCAAGCTGCAGTCGCCGGAGGAACTCGACCTGCCGGTGCGCTTCGCCAGGCCGCAGGGCTGGCTCGTGCTGGGTGTCACCGTGATCGTCATGGCCGCAGCCTGCTTCTGGGCCATGACCGGCTCCGTCTCCTCCACCCTGAGCGCACCCGGCATCCTCACGCACACCCAGGGCAGTTACGTGCTGCAGAGCCCAGTGGCGGGCCAGGTCACCGGCGTTCTCGCCAAGCAGGGGCAGACCCTGGCCGCGAACGCACCACTGCTGCAGGTCCGTACGGAACACGGCAACCGCATCGTCCGCACCATCGCCGCGGGCCGGGTGACCACGCTGACGGCCGCCATCGGCGCCGTGGTCACGACCGGCGCCGATGTGGCGAGCGTGGAGCGTGTCGGCGCCGCGAACAATCCGCTGACGGTGTTGCTGTTCGTATCGGGCGACAGCGGTTCGGCCGTTCCGGCGGGCGCCCGGGTGGATCTCACCGTACGGTCCGTGCCCGCCCAGCAGTACGGAGTGCTGCGCGGCCGGGTGGCCGTGGTCGGCCGCGCGCCCCAGACCCGGCAACAGATCAGCGCATTCCTCGGCGACAGCCAGTTGGGCGAGCAGTTCTCGAAGCACGGCAGACCCCTCGCCGTGCTGGTACGCCTGGACCGCTCGTCCGCCACCAAGTCCGGATACCGGTGGTCGTCGGCCGAGGGCCCGCCGTATGCGATCGACTCCATGACGCTGGCCACCGGCTCCATCCACCTGGCCGACCAGCACCCGATCGATTGGCTGCTCCCGTGA
- a CDS encoding uracil-DNA glycosylase, with amino-acid sequence MAARPLNEIVEAGWARALAPAAGRITAMGEFLRAEIAAGRTYLPAGANVLRAFQQPFDAVRVLIVGQDPYPTPGHAVGLSFSVAPDVRPVPGSLENIFREMHSDLGLPRPSSGDLTPWAGQGVLLLNRALTTAPRKPAAHRGKGWEEVTEQAIRALAARGTPLVSVLWGRDARNLRPLLGDLPAVESAHPSPMSADRGFFGSRPFSRTNELLVRQGAQPVDWRLP; translated from the coding sequence GTGGCAGCACGACCGTTGAATGAGATTGTCGAGGCGGGGTGGGCGCGGGCGCTCGCACCAGCCGCCGGACGGATCACCGCTATGGGCGAGTTCCTGCGGGCCGAGATCGCGGCGGGACGCACGTATCTGCCGGCCGGAGCGAACGTACTGCGCGCGTTCCAGCAGCCGTTCGACGCGGTGCGCGTACTGATCGTCGGCCAGGATCCCTATCCCACGCCGGGGCACGCCGTAGGCCTTAGTTTCTCGGTGGCGCCGGACGTGCGTCCGGTGCCCGGCAGCCTGGAGAACATCTTCCGCGAGATGCACAGCGACCTCGGCCTGCCGCGTCCCTCCAGCGGCGACCTGACGCCGTGGGCCGGACAGGGGGTGCTGCTGCTCAACAGGGCGCTCACCACCGCGCCGCGCAAGCCCGCGGCGCATCGCGGCAAGGGCTGGGAGGAAGTGACCGAGCAGGCCATCCGGGCACTGGCGGCGCGCGGCACGCCGCTGGTCTCGGTGCTGTGGGGGCGCGACGCCCGGAATCTGCGGCCACTGCTGGGCGACCTGCCCGCGGTCGAGTCCGCACATCCCTCCCCGATGTCGGCCGACCGTGGCTTCTTCGGCTCCCGTCCCTTCAGCCGGACCAATGAGCTGCTGGTCCGCCAGGGTGCGCAGCCGGTGGACTGGCGGCTGCCGTGA
- a CDS encoding lactonase family protein: MADTGTGRAFVGSFTSDGGRGVTAAAVDTATGALTVQGAASSVPNPSFLAPAGGGLLYAVSETQDGAAAAFDITGAVPRLIGPAVRVGGDAPTHLALVGGHVITANYGSGSVSVLPVRASDGGLGAAAEVLEHRGSGPSRDRQEGPHAHQVKQDPTGQWVLSVDLGTDSVRICALAPDTGTLRVHGETVLPPGRGPRHLAFHPAGTHAYVLNELEPTLTVCRWDGETGTLEAVGESALLPQDERAQSYGSGLVLAHDGRFIWAANRGHDSISVIALDGSPEKPELVTTVGCGGRWPRDIALDPGGRRLYVANERSGDVTWFDIDSGTGVPRRAGSIEAPAASCVVFA; encoded by the coding sequence GTGGCGGATACAGGGACCGGGCGGGCATTCGTCGGATCGTTCACGTCGGACGGTGGGCGGGGTGTGACCGCCGCCGCGGTGGACACGGCTACCGGGGCGCTGACGGTGCAGGGGGCTGCGAGTTCCGTGCCGAACCCCTCGTTCCTCGCCCCGGCCGGGGGCGGCCTGCTGTACGCGGTCTCCGAGACGCAGGACGGAGCGGCGGCCGCATTCGACATCACCGGCGCCGTGCCCCGCCTCATCGGCCCGGCGGTGCGGGTCGGTGGCGACGCCCCCACTCATCTCGCTCTGGTGGGCGGTCATGTGATCACGGCCAACTACGGCTCGGGCAGCGTCTCGGTGCTGCCCGTCCGGGCGTCGGACGGTGGGCTCGGCGCGGCGGCGGAGGTGCTCGAGCACCGTGGCAGTGGCCCCAGCCGCGACCGGCAGGAGGGCCCGCATGCCCACCAGGTGAAGCAGGACCCCACCGGACAGTGGGTGCTGAGTGTCGACCTCGGTACCGACTCCGTACGGATCTGCGCCCTCGCCCCGGACACCGGCACGCTGCGGGTGCACGGCGAGACGGTACTGCCGCCGGGCCGCGGGCCCCGGCATCTCGCGTTCCACCCGGCAGGAACGCATGCCTATGTACTGAACGAACTGGAGCCGACCCTGACGGTCTGCCGCTGGGACGGGGAGACCGGCACGCTCGAAGCGGTCGGTGAGAGCGCCCTGCTGCCCCAGGACGAACGGGCGCAGTCGTACGGCTCCGGGCTGGTCCTGGCCCACGACGGCCGGTTCATCTGGGCGGCGAACCGGGGGCACGACAGCATCTCGGTCATCGCGCTTGACGGGAGCCCGGAGAAGCCCGAGCTGGTCACCACGGTGGGCTGCGGCGGCCGGTGGCCGCGGGACATCGCGCTGGACCCCGGGGGGCGGCGGCTGTACGTGGCCAACGAGCGCTCGGGTGACGTGACCTGGTTCGACATCGACTCCGGAACGGGTGTCCCGCGCCGTGCGGGCTCCATCGAGGCGCCGGCTGCCTCATGTGTGGTGTTCGCCTGA